CATCTGCTGGCCTTCCGACGCGACGACCGGGCCGTACTGATCGCCGGGGAGACCAGCACCCGCAAGGCGTTCACCGCGCTCCAGCTGGACGCCCCCACCGCGGGCCTGGTCGACGCGGTCCAGCCCGGAGGTGCCTTCCACACCCTGCCCACCGCCCTCGACCGCCCGCTGCTGTTCATCGCCGGTGGCGTCCCGGTCCACCGCGACGGCCGGCTGATCGGCGCGCTCGGCGTGGGCGGTGGCGCTCCCGAGCAGGACCACGAGATCGCCACCACGGCGGTCGCGACGCTCGGCTGAGCCCCCCGGGCCGCAGAACCGCACAGCACACCACCCACGACCCGACGAAGGACACCATGACCTCCGTACCCAACGTCACCCTCCACACCGGCCTCGAGATCCCGCAGCTGGGCTTCGGCGTCTTCCAGGTGGAGGACGAGCGGACCACCGGCGCGGTGCGCTCCGCCATCGAGGCCGGCTACCGCTCCATCGACACCGCGGCCATCTACGGCAACGAGGCCGGTGTCGGCCGTGCCCTGGCCGAGTCCGGTGTCCCCCGCGAGGAGCTGTTCCTCACCACCAAGCTGTGGAACGCGGACCAGGGGTACGACTCCACCCTCGCGGCCTTCGATGCCAGCCTGGCCAA
This genomic interval from Streptomyces asiaticus contains the following:
- a CDS encoding GlcG/HbpS family heme-binding protein, which gives rise to MSTPETAVAPLTTKDAEALVQAARAAAEAAGVAAAISVLDAGGHLLAFRRDDRAVLIAGETSTRKAFTALQLDAPTAGLVDAVQPGGAFHTLPTALDRPLLFIAGGVPVHRDGRLIGALGVGGGAPEQDHEIATTAVATLG